Proteins encoded within one genomic window of Spiroplasma sabaudiense Ar-1343:
- the xseA gene encoding exodeoxyribonuclease VII large subunit, which produces MDSKVLTVSEFNNLIKKNLESIDYFKSINVTGELSNLTFNKTGHIYFSIKDQGASISCMIWKDKAHILKAVNPKEGMKLTVSGRLTYYVPSGKTNFEVVDVKLDGLGYLHILYNERKNELEKSGWFDESIKKTIPRFPKNIGIVTASTGAAVQDLIKTITRRFPQVNIFIFPTLVQGEQAQFDIADKINQANNFKTPIDTLIVGRGGGSYEDLWSFNEMVVLEAIRKSDIPIISAIGHEPDITLADYVSDLRAATPTAAGEIATPSIEELRRHLEMLKNDLTKSVIKVHNDFKKELRDLYLFFFKNSKKLVQKSESDYQNLVNNLRQIINAKIFGIQNYLENVEEKQIQKINSIVEMRNFNLKHFSEKINLLSPLKPLENGFALIRDQDNKIIKNIKNMKNQEKINVEMIDGRVTIKTKNNIEENLNGK; this is translated from the coding sequence ATGGATTCAAAAGTTTTAACGGTAAGTGAATTTAATAACTTAATCAAAAAAAATTTAGAATCAATTGATTATTTTAAAAGCATTAATGTAACGGGAGAATTAAGTAATCTAACTTTTAATAAAACAGGTCATATTTATTTTTCAATAAAAGATCAGGGTGCTTCAATTTCGTGTATGATTTGAAAAGATAAGGCCCATATTCTAAAAGCAGTTAATCCCAAAGAAGGGATGAAACTAACGGTTTCAGGTAGGCTGACATACTATGTTCCTTCTGGAAAAACAAATTTTGAAGTTGTTGATGTTAAACTTGATGGCCTAGGTTACTTACACATTTTATATAATGAAAGAAAAAATGAATTAGAAAAGAGTGGTTGATTTGATGAATCAATCAAAAAAACAATCCCAAGATTTCCAAAAAATATTGGGATTGTAACAGCTAGTACTGGAGCGGCCGTTCAAGATTTGATTAAGACAATCACGCGCCGCTTTCCGCAAGTCAATATTTTTATATTTCCGACCCTAGTTCAAGGCGAGCAAGCTCAATTTGATATCGCAGATAAAATTAATCAGGCAAATAACTTTAAAACTCCCATTGATACTCTAATTGTTGGTAGAGGTGGAGGTAGTTATGAGGATTTGTGATCTTTTAATGAAATGGTGGTTTTGGAAGCAATAAGAAAGTCTGATATCCCAATAATTTCTGCAATTGGACATGAACCAGATATCACATTAGCTGACTACGTATCAGATTTAAGAGCGGCAACACCAACAGCTGCTGGAGAAATTGCAACCCCGAGCATTGAAGAATTAAGAAGACATCTTGAAATGCTAAAAAATGATTTAACAAAAAGTGTTATTAAAGTTCATAATGACTTCAAAAAAGAACTAAGAGATTTATATTTATTCTTTTTTAAAAATTCAAAAAAATTAGTGCAAAAATCTGAAAGTGATTATCAAAATTTGGTTAATAATTTAAGACAAATTATAAATGCAAAAATTTTTGGAATTCAAAACTATTTAGAAAATGTTGAAGAAAAACAAATTCAAAAAATAAATAGTATAGTTGAAATGAGAAATTTTAATTTAAAACATTTTTCAGAAAAAATAAATTTGTTAAGTCCTCTAAAACCGCTAGAAAATGGCTTTGCATTAATTAGGGATCAAGATAACAAGATTATTAAAAATATTAAAAATATGAAAAATCAAGAAAAAATAAATGTAGAAATGATTGATGGTCGAGTTACTATCAAAACTAAAAATAATATAGAGGAGAATTTAAATGGCAAGTAA
- a CDS encoding lipoprotein: MKKLLSILGTISLSSVVATTVVACVTKLEKFTFQNIDSINEAWNDAKLVSVGNIPESLKSDGDVQSSEIRKFVEEQIVYQTAIKFSNNTAEANLFEKINKLEIKMYRLNRADTLISDSDIVSSSGLFSKNQSNEYRPNIGNYFVRFFNEEEQKSTNFLKFTMIDKNPVVVNADDLSLEPNQGLEAVIQVPITSIVVDTFSTSDPKNWITDKGNESTQLTRWKRQIFNGINNELSPKNYIKGFEYQGISYYPDFNELLRLKYSPTNDETDQLNKDLQNLLIQIQTKEEIAPITILGTQVRFFVA; this comes from the coding sequence ATGAAAAAATTACTAAGTATTTTAGGAACAATTTCTCTATCATCGGTTGTTGCAACAACAGTGGTAGCTTGTGTTACGAAATTGGAAAAGTTTACATTTCAAAATATTGATTCAATTAATGAGGCTTGAAACGACGCTAAGTTAGTTTCGGTTGGAAACATCCCAGAATCATTGAAGAGTGATGGTGATGTGCAAAGTAGTGAAATTAGAAAATTTGTTGAAGAACAGATTGTTTATCAAACCGCAATAAAATTTTCAAATAATACCGCTGAAGCCAATTTATTTGAAAAAATAAATAAACTTGAAATTAAAATGTATCGTTTAAATCGTGCTGATACATTAATAAGCGATAGTGATATTGTTTCTTCTTCGGGGCTATTTTCTAAAAATCAAAGTAACGAATATCGTCCAAATATAGGTAATTATTTTGTTCGATTCTTTAATGAAGAAGAGCAAAAATCTACAAATTTTTTAAAGTTTACAATGATTGACAAAAACCCCGTGGTTGTTAATGCAGATGATTTGAGTCTTGAGCCAAATCAAGGTCTTGAAGCAGTGATACAAGTTCCTATTACAAGTATTGTTGTTGATACTTTTTCTACTTCTGACCCAAAAAATTGAATCACAGATAAGGGTAATGAAAGCACTCAATTAACAAGATGAAAAAGACAAATTTTTAATGGAATTAATAACGAACTCAGTCCAAAAAATTATATCAAAGGGTTTGAATATCAAGGGATTTCGTATTATCCTGATTTTAATGAACTTTTGAGATTGAAATATTCGCCAACAAATGATGAAACCGATCAATTAAACAAAGATTTACAAAATTTATTAATTCAGATTCAAACCAAAGAAGAAATAGCACCAATAACTATTCTTGGAACACAAGTAAGATTTTTTGTTGCATAA
- a CDS encoding exodeoxyribonuclease VII small subunit, which yields MASNDKNFDELLKEIKENIDKLDSPQIAMDEAVEIFKKSLESITAAKSKLDVIKGEVKKVIADNKIIDFEN from the coding sequence ATGGCAAGTAATGACAAAAATTTTGACGAACTTTTAAAAGAAATAAAAGAAAATATTGATAAACTAGATTCTCCCCAAATCGCTATGGATGAAGCTGTTGAAATTTTTAAAAAAAGTTTAGAGTCAATTACTGCAGCAAAAAGTAAACTTGATGTAATTAAAGGTGAAGTTAAAAAAGTAATTGCTGATAACAAAATTATTGATTTTGAAAATTAA
- a CDS encoding transcription antitermination factor NusB has protein sequence MEIKTTSNIARRKGLIKILYRFYILNCEDQRIKQELLDNFQLEFDEESIKVSLELFNKRLEYEDLASQLLSDNWTWNRIPNIFKAIIITGIFEIKDLEVPKTVVINEMVNLSRSYQPNLDSKFINAILDKID, from the coding sequence ATGGAAATTAAAACTACGAGTAATATAGCTAGACGTAAAGGTTTAATTAAAATTTTATATCGCTTTTATATTTTAAATTGCGAAGATCAACGAATTAAACAAGAGCTTTTGGATAATTTTCAATTAGAATTTGATGAAGAATCAATTAAAGTCTCACTTGAATTATTTAATAAACGTTTAGAATATGAAGATTTAGCAAGTCAGCTTCTCTCAGATAATTGAACCTGAAATCGAATACCAAATATTTTTAAAGCTATAATAATTACCGGAATTTTTGAAATTAAGGATTTAGAAGTTCCAAAGACCGTAGTAATTAATGAAATGGTTAACTTATCAAGAAGTTATCAACCAAATTTAGATTCAAAATTTATAAATGCAATTTTGGATAAAATAGATTAG
- a CDS encoding 1-deoxy-D-xylulose-5-phosphate synthase N-terminal domain-containing protein, protein MKLVDYKDWNDIFDVNIECLNDLITDLRFFLIDYVQENGGHLGSNLGVLEITVGIINVFGLKNSKILFDTGHQSHFYKILTNRKFAFEKIKSNNKVSNFQEHLESEFDHISNGHSSTALSIALGHKISNPEDEIIVIIGDAALLNGVALEGLVAIANQDKKIIIVYNDNDHGIGENFLKINNPKKFFESLGFEYHFEKSGNDIEKVIDNLKIAKSSLKSTVLHLKTLKSNGFLGSDRESLNHSINKKPNLNVTNLDQVVKNFYLKKLQNGKSLSIISPGMLISNKLLELKKMYPKNVFDVGINEEHALLLGVGLALNNQRVIISIYSTFLQRAYDQLVHDVFRNNLPITFLIEKVGFSWNNGISHHGIYDLAICQTFNNAIIGHPRSEFELNIMLEQSFNNLKAPFFIRLENNVRENKNFQKKFEINEYELINFNEKNKATLFTYGENLNIFEEKIFSQKLPINLVNARFLNKLDEKVLAKVMKTEIFVYEHVISKSNLATLFREKQIEIVSYSVETHNVGSGDETSWLKDLKLDYDSVVKKILNKK, encoded by the coding sequence TTGAAATTGGTTGACTATAAAGATTGAAATGATATTTTTGATGTAAATATAGAATGTCTTAATGATTTGATTACTGATTTAAGATTTTTTTTAATTGATTATGTTCAAGAAAATGGCGGCCATTTAGGAAGTAATTTAGGAGTGCTTGAGATTACAGTTGGAATTATAAATGTTTTTGGTCTAAAAAATTCAAAAATACTATTTGATACAGGACATCAGTCACACTTTTACAAAATTTTGACCAATAGAAAGTTTGCTTTTGAAAAAATAAAATCAAACAATAAAGTAAGTAATTTTCAAGAGCATCTTGAAAGTGAATTTGATCACATTTCAAATGGTCATTCTTCAACTGCACTATCAATTGCACTTGGTCATAAAATTTCCAATCCAGAAGATGAAATCATCGTTATTATTGGTGATGCAGCTTTATTAAATGGAGTAGCTTTGGAAGGGCTAGTGGCAATTGCAAACCAAGATAAAAAAATAATAATAGTTTACAATGATAATGACCATGGAATTGGTGAAAATTTTTTAAAAATAAATAATCCAAAAAAATTTTTTGAAAGTTTGGGTTTCGAATATCATTTTGAAAAAAGCGGAAATGATATCGAAAAAGTTATTGATAACTTAAAAATTGCTAAGAGTAGTTTGAAGAGTACGGTTTTGCATCTTAAAACTTTAAAAAGTAATGGATTTCTTGGAAGTGATAGGGAATCTTTAAATCACAGTATTAACAAAAAGCCTAATTTGAATGTAACTAATTTAGATCAAGTCGTTAAAAATTTTTATCTAAAAAAATTGCAAAATGGAAAATCCTTGAGTATAATTTCTCCGGGTATGTTGATTTCAAATAAGCTTTTAGAATTAAAAAAAATGTATCCAAAAAATGTTTTTGACGTAGGGATAAACGAAGAACATGCTTTGCTATTGGGAGTGGGTTTAGCATTAAATAATCAGCGAGTAATTATTTCAATTTATTCAACCTTTCTTCAAAGAGCTTATGACCAATTAGTTCATGATGTATTTAGAAATAATTTACCCATAACATTTTTAATTGAAAAAGTTGGATTTAGCTGGAACAATGGAATTTCTCACCACGGAATTTATGATTTAGCAATTTGTCAAACTTTTAATAATGCAATTATAGGACATCCAAGAAGCGAATTTGAATTAAACATTATGTTAGAACAAAGTTTTAATAATTTGAAAGCTCCCTTTTTTATTAGATTAGAAAATAATGTGAGAGAAAATAAAAATTTTCAAAAAAAATTTGAAATCAATGAATATGAATTAATTAATTTTAATGAAAAAAACAAAGCCACTTTGTTTACTTACGGAGAAAATTTAAATATTTTTGAAGAAAAAATATTTTCTCAAAAATTACCAATTAATTTAGTTAATGCAAGATTCTTAAATAAATTAGATGAGAAAGTTTTAGCAAAAGTTATGAAAACCGAAATCTTTGTTTACGAACACGTTATTTCTAAAAGTAATTTAGCAACTTTATTTAGAGAAAAACAAATAGAAATCGTTAGTTATTCAGTGGAAACCCATAATGTTGGAAGCGGAGATGAAACTAGCTGACTAAAGGATTTGAAATTAGACTACGACTCAGTTGTTAAGAAGATTTTAAATAAAAAATAG